The proteins below come from a single Afipia felis ATCC 53690 genomic window:
- the rplX gene encoding 50S ribosomal protein L24 yields the protein MAAKIRKGDKVIVLTGRDKGRTGEVFEVRPSESRALVRGVNMVKRHQKQTQQQEGGIISKESPIHLSNIALVGKDGKPTRVGFKIQKDGTKVRIAKSSGAEIDG from the coding sequence ATGGCTGCCAAGATCCGCAAGGGTGACAAGGTCATCGTGCTGACCGGCCGTGACAAGGGCCGCACCGGCGAAGTGTTCGAAGTGCGTCCGTCGGAAAGCCGTGCGCTCGTTCGCGGCGTCAACATGGTGAAGCGTCACCAGAAGCAGACGCAGCAGCAGGAAGGCGGCATCATCTCCAAGGAGAGCCCGATCCACCTGTCGAACATCGCGCTCGTCGGCAAGGACGGCAAGCCGACCCGCGTCGGTTTCAAGATTCAGAAGGATGGCACCAAGGTGCGCATCGCCAAGAGCTCGGGAGCTGAGATCGATGGCTGA
- the rplE gene encoding 50S ribosomal protein L5: MAENAYIPRLRTEYDRDIRGKLTEQFGLTNAMQVPRLDKVVLNMGIGEAVNDRKKVELAAADLALIAGQKPIVTHSRKAIATFKLREGQAIGAKVTLRKAKMYEFIDRLINVALPRVRDFRGLNPKSFDGRGNYSLGLKEHIVFPEIDYDKSGETWGMDITVCTTAANDEQAKALLTAFNFPFRQ; encoded by the coding sequence ATGGCTGAGAATGCTTACATTCCGCGCCTGCGCACGGAGTATGACCGCGACATCCGCGGCAAGCTGACCGAGCAGTTCGGCCTCACCAACGCGATGCAGGTTCCGCGTCTGGACAAGGTCGTGCTCAACATGGGCATCGGCGAGGCCGTGAACGACCGCAAGAAGGTCGAGCTGGCTGCGGCTGATCTCGCGCTGATCGCCGGTCAGAAGCCGATCGTCACCCATTCGCGTAAGGCGATCGCGACCTTCAAGCTGCGCGAAGGCCAGGCCATCGGCGCCAAGGTCACGCTGCGCAAGGCGAAGATGTACGAATTCATCGACCGCCTCATCAACGTGGCGCTGCCGCGCGTGCGCGACTTCCGCGGCCTCAACCCCAAGAGCTTCGACGGCCGTGGTAACTATTCGCTCGGCCTGAAAGAGCACATCGTGTTCCCGGAAATCGACTACGACAAGTCGGGCGAGACCTGGGGCATGGACATCACGGTTTGCACCACCGCCGCCAACGACGAGCAGGCGAAGGCGCTGTTGACCGCATTCAATTTCCCGTTCCGGCAGTGA